One genomic region from Phocoena sinus isolate mPhoSin1 chromosome 3, mPhoSin1.pri, whole genome shotgun sequence encodes:
- the RFX1 gene encoding MHC class II regulatory factor RFX1 isoform X2, giving the protein MATQAYVTELQAAPQPSQPPQAPPQAQPQPPPPPASAAPQPPQPPATTATPQPQYVTELQSPQPQAQPPGGQKQYVTELPATPTPSQPAGTPAPSPASQQYIVVTVSEGAMRASETVSEASPGSTASQTGVPTQVVQQVQGTQQRLLVQTSVQTKPGHVSPLQLTNIPVPQQRSVVQATPQVPKAGPVQQLTVQGLQPVHVAQEVQQLQQVPVPHVYSSQVQYVEGSDASYTASAIRSSTYPYPETPLYTQTAGTSYYEAAGTAAQVSTPATSQAVASSGSVPMYVSGSQVVASSTSSGSGASNSSSGGSGGGGGGGGGGGSGSSSGSGAGTYVIQGGYMLGSASQSYSHTTRASPATVQWLLDNYETAEGVSLPRSTLYCHYLLHCQEQKLEPVNAASFGKLIRSVFMGLRTRRLGTRGNSKYHYYGLRIKASSPLLRLMEDQQHMAMRGQPFSQKQRLKPIQKMEGMTNGVAVGPQQATGLSDISAQVQQYQQFLDASRSLPDFSELDLQGKVLPEGIGPGDIKAFQVLYREHCEAIVDVMVNLQFTLVETLWKTFWRYNLSQPSEAPPLAVHDEAEKRLPKASLVLLSKFEPVLQWTKHCDNVLYQGLVEILIPDVLRPIPSALTQAIRNFAKSLESWLTHAMVNIPEEMLRVKVAAAGAFAQTLRRYTSLNHLAQAARAVLQNTAQINQMLSDLNRVDFANVQEQASWVCRCEDRVVQRLEQDFKVTLQQQNSLEQWAAWLDGVVSQVLKPYQGSAGFPKAAKLFLLKWSFYSSMVIRDLTLRSAASFGSFHLIRLLYDEYMYYLIEHRVAQAKGETPIAVMGEFANLATTLNPLDPDKDEEEEEEEESEDELPQDISLAAGGESPALGPEALEPPAKLARTDARGLFVQALPSS; this is encoded by the exons ATGGCAACACAGGCGTACGTTACTGAGCTACAGGCAGCCCCGCAACCATCCCAGCCGCCACAGGCCCCTCCACAAGCCCAGCCCCAGCCACCGCCACCACCAGCCTCAGCAGCACCCcagcccccccagccccccgccaccaccgccaccccccagccccagtaTGTCACCGAGCTGCAGAGTCCGCAGCCTCAGGCACAGCCACCGGGCGGCCAGAAGCAGTACGTGACAGAGCTCCCGGCCACCCCCACGCCCTCGCAGCCGGCCGGCACACCCGCCCCGTCCCCGGCATCCCAGCAGTACATCGTGGTCACCGTCTCCG AAGGTGCCATGCGGGCCAGCGAGACTGTGTCAGAGGCCAGCCCGGGCTCCACGGCCAGCCAGACTGGAGTCCCCACTCAGGTGGTGCAGCAGGTGCAGGGCACCCAGCAG CGGCTGCTGGTCCAGACGAGTGTGCAGACCAAGCCGGGCCACGTGTCACCCCTCCAGCTCACCAACATCCCGGTGCCCCAACAG AGGTCCGTGGTCCAGGCCACTCCACAAGTGCCCAAAGCTGGCCCCGTGCAGCAGCTCACAGTGCAAGGGCTCCAGCCGGTCCACGTGGCTCAAGAG GTGCAGCAGCTCCAGCAGGTGCCAGTCCCACATGTGTACTCCAGCCAAGTGCAGTATGTGGAGGGCAGTGATGCCAGCTACACGGCCAGCGCCAT CCGCTCCAGCACCTACCCCTACCCCGAGACGCCGCTGTACACGCAGACGGCAGGCACCAGCTACTACGAGGCCGCGGGCACGGCTGCCCAGGTCAGCACACCTGCCACCTCCCAGGCGGTGGCCAGCAGTGGCTCTGTGCCCATGTATGTGTCCGGCAGCCAGGTCGTCGCCAGCTCCACCAGCAGTGGGAGTGGggccagcaacagcagcagcggCGGCAGTGGCGGCGGGGGAGGCGGTGGCGGGGGcggtggcagcggcagcagcagtggcagcgGAGCAGGCACCTACGTGATCCAAGGCGGCTACATGCTGGGCAGTGCCAGCCAGTCCTACTCCCACACCACCCGTGCCTCACCAGCCACT GTCCAGTGGCTCCTGGACAACTATGAGACAGCCGAGGGCGTGAGCCTGCCTCGGAGCACCCTCTACTGCCACTACCTGCTGCACTGCCAGGAGCAGAAGCTGGAGCCCGTCAACGCCGCCTCCTTCGGCAAGCTCATCCGCTCTGTCTTCATGGGCCTGCGCACCCGACGTCTCGGCACCAG gggCAACTCCAAGTACCACTACTATGGCCTGCGCATCAAGGCCAGCTCACCCCTGCTGCGGCTGATGGAGGACCAGCAGCACATGGCCATGCGGGGCCAACCCTTCTCGCAAAAACAGAG GCTCAAACCCATCCAGAAGATGGAGGGCATGACCAACGGTGTGGCCGTGGGGCCACAGCAGGCCACTGGGCTGTCGGACATCAGTGCCCAGGTCCAGCAGTACCAGCAGTTTCTGG ATGCCTCGAGGAGCCTTCCTGACTTCTCAGAGCTTGACCTCCAGGGCAAAGTGCTGCCCGAAGGCATCGGGCCTGGGGACATCAAGGCCTTCCAGGTCCTGTACCGGGAACACTGTGAG GCCATCGTCGATGTCATGGTGAACCTGCAGTTCACCCTGGTGGAGACGCTGTGGAAAACCTTCTGGAGGTACAACCTGAGCCAGCCCAGCGAGGCACCGCCGCTGGCTGT GCACGATGAGGCCGAGAAGCGGCTGCCCAAGGCCAGCCTGGTGCTCCTCTCCAAGTTCGAGCCCGTGCTCCAGTGGACCAAGCACTGTGACAACGTGCTGTACCAGGGCCTGGTGGAGATCCTCATCCCCGATGTGCTGCGGCCCATCCCCA GTGCCTTGACCCAAGCGATCCGGAACTTTGCCAAGAGCCTGGAGAGCTGGCTCACCCACGCCATGGTGAACATACCTGAGGAGATGCTGCGGGTGAAG GTGGCAGCGGCCGGCGCCTTCGCGCAGACCCTGCGGCGCTACACGTCGCTCAACCACCTGGCGCAGGCGGCGCGTGCTGTGCTGCAGAACACCGCGCAGATCAACCAGATGCTGAGCGACCTCAACCGCGTGGACTTCGCCAACGTGCAG GAGCAGGCCTCGTGGGTGTGCCGCTGCGAGGACCGCGTGGTGCAGCGGCTGGAGCAGGACTTCAAAGTGACTCTGCAGCAGCAGAACTCACTGGAGCAGTGGGCGGCCTGGCTGGACGGCGTCGTGAGCCAAGTGCTTAAGCCCTACCAGGGCAGCGCCGGCTTCCCCAAGGCCGCTAAGCTCTTCCTCCTCAAGTGGTCCTTCTACAG CTCCATGGTGATCCGGGACCTGACTCTGCGCAGCGCCGCCAGCTTCGGCTCCTTCCATCTCATACGGCTGCTCTACGATGAGTACATGTACTACTTGATCGAGCATCGCGTGGCCCAGGCCAAGGGCGAGACCCCCATTGCCGTCATGGGCGAG tTCGCCAACCTGGCCACCACGCTGAACCCCCTGGACCCGGACAAAG acgaggaggaggaagaggaggaggaaagcgAGGACGAGCTGCCGCAGGACATCTCGCTCGCGGCCGGTGGCGAGTCACCCGCGCTGGGCCCCGAGGCTCTGGAGCCACCGGCCAAACTGGCGCGGACAGACGCACGTGGCCTCTTCGTGCAGGCGCTGCCCTCCAGCTAA
- the RFX1 gene encoding MHC class II regulatory factor RFX1 isoform X1 — translation MATQAYVTELQAAPQPSQPPQAPPQAQPQPPPPPASAAPQPPQPPATTATPQPQYVTELQSPQPQAQPPGGQKQYVTELPATPTPSQPAGTPAPSPASQQYIVVTVSEGAMRASETVSEASPGSTASQTGVPTQVVQQVQGTQQRLLVQTSVQTKPGHVSPLQLTNIPVPQQALPTQRLVVQTTVPGGKSGQVSLTVHGTQQVHSPERSPVQANSSSSKTAGAPTGTVPQQLQVHGVQQSVPVTQERSVVQATPQVPKAGPVQQLTVQGLQPVHVAQEVQQLQQVPVPHVYSSQVQYVEGSDASYTASAIRSSTYPYPETPLYTQTAGTSYYEAAGTAAQVSTPATSQAVASSGSVPMYVSGSQVVASSTSSGSGASNSSSGGSGGGGGGGGGGGSGSSSGSGAGTYVIQGGYMLGSASQSYSHTTRASPATVQWLLDNYETAEGVSLPRSTLYCHYLLHCQEQKLEPVNAASFGKLIRSVFMGLRTRRLGTRGNSKYHYYGLRIKASSPLLRLMEDQQHMAMRGQPFSQKQRLKPIQKMEGMTNGVAVGPQQATGLSDISAQVQQYQQFLDASRSLPDFSELDLQGKVLPEGIGPGDIKAFQVLYREHCEAIVDVMVNLQFTLVETLWKTFWRYNLSQPSEAPPLAVHDEAEKRLPKASLVLLSKFEPVLQWTKHCDNVLYQGLVEILIPDVLRPIPSALTQAIRNFAKSLESWLTHAMVNIPEEMLRVKVAAAGAFAQTLRRYTSLNHLAQAARAVLQNTAQINQMLSDLNRVDFANVQEQASWVCRCEDRVVQRLEQDFKVTLQQQNSLEQWAAWLDGVVSQVLKPYQGSAGFPKAAKLFLLKWSFYSSMVIRDLTLRSAASFGSFHLIRLLYDEYMYYLIEHRVAQAKGETPIAVMGEFANLATTLNPLDPDKDEEEEEEEESEDELPQDISLAAGGESPALGPEALEPPAKLARTDARGLFVQALPSS, via the exons ATGGCAACACAGGCGTACGTTACTGAGCTACAGGCAGCCCCGCAACCATCCCAGCCGCCACAGGCCCCTCCACAAGCCCAGCCCCAGCCACCGCCACCACCAGCCTCAGCAGCACCCcagcccccccagccccccgccaccaccgccaccccccagccccagtaTGTCACCGAGCTGCAGAGTCCGCAGCCTCAGGCACAGCCACCGGGCGGCCAGAAGCAGTACGTGACAGAGCTCCCGGCCACCCCCACGCCCTCGCAGCCGGCCGGCACACCCGCCCCGTCCCCGGCATCCCAGCAGTACATCGTGGTCACCGTCTCCG AAGGTGCCATGCGGGCCAGCGAGACTGTGTCAGAGGCCAGCCCGGGCTCCACGGCCAGCCAGACTGGAGTCCCCACTCAGGTGGTGCAGCAGGTGCAGGGCACCCAGCAG CGGCTGCTGGTCCAGACGAGTGTGCAGACCAAGCCGGGCCACGTGTCACCCCTCCAGCTCACCAACATCCCGGTGCCCCAACAG GCTCTCCCCACACAGCGTCTGGTGGTGCAGACCACAGTCCCGGGCGGCAAGAGTGGCCAGGTCTCCCTGACGGTGCATGGCACGCAGCAGGTGCACTCACCTGAG CGGTCGCCAGTGCAGGCCAATAGCTCCTCCAGCAAGACGGCTGGGGCCCCCACGGGCACAGTGCCTCAGCAGCTGCAAGTCCACGGCGTCCAGCAGAGTGTCCCCGTCACCCAAGAG AGGTCCGTGGTCCAGGCCACTCCACAAGTGCCCAAAGCTGGCCCCGTGCAGCAGCTCACAGTGCAAGGGCTCCAGCCGGTCCACGTGGCTCAAGAG GTGCAGCAGCTCCAGCAGGTGCCAGTCCCACATGTGTACTCCAGCCAAGTGCAGTATGTGGAGGGCAGTGATGCCAGCTACACGGCCAGCGCCAT CCGCTCCAGCACCTACCCCTACCCCGAGACGCCGCTGTACACGCAGACGGCAGGCACCAGCTACTACGAGGCCGCGGGCACGGCTGCCCAGGTCAGCACACCTGCCACCTCCCAGGCGGTGGCCAGCAGTGGCTCTGTGCCCATGTATGTGTCCGGCAGCCAGGTCGTCGCCAGCTCCACCAGCAGTGGGAGTGGggccagcaacagcagcagcggCGGCAGTGGCGGCGGGGGAGGCGGTGGCGGGGGcggtggcagcggcagcagcagtggcagcgGAGCAGGCACCTACGTGATCCAAGGCGGCTACATGCTGGGCAGTGCCAGCCAGTCCTACTCCCACACCACCCGTGCCTCACCAGCCACT GTCCAGTGGCTCCTGGACAACTATGAGACAGCCGAGGGCGTGAGCCTGCCTCGGAGCACCCTCTACTGCCACTACCTGCTGCACTGCCAGGAGCAGAAGCTGGAGCCCGTCAACGCCGCCTCCTTCGGCAAGCTCATCCGCTCTGTCTTCATGGGCCTGCGCACCCGACGTCTCGGCACCAG gggCAACTCCAAGTACCACTACTATGGCCTGCGCATCAAGGCCAGCTCACCCCTGCTGCGGCTGATGGAGGACCAGCAGCACATGGCCATGCGGGGCCAACCCTTCTCGCAAAAACAGAG GCTCAAACCCATCCAGAAGATGGAGGGCATGACCAACGGTGTGGCCGTGGGGCCACAGCAGGCCACTGGGCTGTCGGACATCAGTGCCCAGGTCCAGCAGTACCAGCAGTTTCTGG ATGCCTCGAGGAGCCTTCCTGACTTCTCAGAGCTTGACCTCCAGGGCAAAGTGCTGCCCGAAGGCATCGGGCCTGGGGACATCAAGGCCTTCCAGGTCCTGTACCGGGAACACTGTGAG GCCATCGTCGATGTCATGGTGAACCTGCAGTTCACCCTGGTGGAGACGCTGTGGAAAACCTTCTGGAGGTACAACCTGAGCCAGCCCAGCGAGGCACCGCCGCTGGCTGT GCACGATGAGGCCGAGAAGCGGCTGCCCAAGGCCAGCCTGGTGCTCCTCTCCAAGTTCGAGCCCGTGCTCCAGTGGACCAAGCACTGTGACAACGTGCTGTACCAGGGCCTGGTGGAGATCCTCATCCCCGATGTGCTGCGGCCCATCCCCA GTGCCTTGACCCAAGCGATCCGGAACTTTGCCAAGAGCCTGGAGAGCTGGCTCACCCACGCCATGGTGAACATACCTGAGGAGATGCTGCGGGTGAAG GTGGCAGCGGCCGGCGCCTTCGCGCAGACCCTGCGGCGCTACACGTCGCTCAACCACCTGGCGCAGGCGGCGCGTGCTGTGCTGCAGAACACCGCGCAGATCAACCAGATGCTGAGCGACCTCAACCGCGTGGACTTCGCCAACGTGCAG GAGCAGGCCTCGTGGGTGTGCCGCTGCGAGGACCGCGTGGTGCAGCGGCTGGAGCAGGACTTCAAAGTGACTCTGCAGCAGCAGAACTCACTGGAGCAGTGGGCGGCCTGGCTGGACGGCGTCGTGAGCCAAGTGCTTAAGCCCTACCAGGGCAGCGCCGGCTTCCCCAAGGCCGCTAAGCTCTTCCTCCTCAAGTGGTCCTTCTACAG CTCCATGGTGATCCGGGACCTGACTCTGCGCAGCGCCGCCAGCTTCGGCTCCTTCCATCTCATACGGCTGCTCTACGATGAGTACATGTACTACTTGATCGAGCATCGCGTGGCCCAGGCCAAGGGCGAGACCCCCATTGCCGTCATGGGCGAG tTCGCCAACCTGGCCACCACGCTGAACCCCCTGGACCCGGACAAAG acgaggaggaggaagaggaggaggaaagcgAGGACGAGCTGCCGCAGGACATCTCGCTCGCGGCCGGTGGCGAGTCACCCGCGCTGGGCCCCGAGGCTCTGGAGCCACCGGCCAAACTGGCGCGGACAGACGCACGTGGCCTCTTCGTGCAGGCGCTGCCCTCCAGCTAA